The Microbacterium paraoxydans genome includes a window with the following:
- a CDS encoding YggS family pyridoxal phosphate-dependent enzyme, with translation MSKSEPVGDGAARYPTAVTAADFRANLAAVRARIDAAAERAGREPGAVHLLPVSKTVPTERVRVAIGAGLRRLGENKVQEAVRKNRETADLDVDWVVIGHLQTNKARDVASFAAEFQALDRLRVAEALDRRLQAAGRSLDVYVQVNTSAEDSKFGMPPDELPGFLKALPSYGALRVRGLMTLALLTPDDARVRECFALLRTLRDRAREETPELIGDGALSMGMSGDYEIAVEEGATCVRVGQAIFGARAVPDSHYWPEG, from the coding sequence ATGTCAAAGTCTGAGCCTGTCGGAGACGGCGCCGCGCGCTACCCGACGGCCGTCACCGCCGCGGATTTCCGTGCCAACCTCGCCGCCGTCCGCGCCCGTATCGACGCCGCCGCCGAGCGTGCGGGACGGGAACCCGGTGCGGTGCACCTGCTCCCGGTGAGCAAGACCGTCCCGACCGAGCGGGTGCGGGTGGCCATCGGCGCGGGGCTGCGTCGCCTCGGGGAGAACAAGGTGCAGGAAGCCGTGCGGAAGAACCGGGAGACGGCCGATCTCGACGTGGACTGGGTGGTCATCGGCCATCTGCAGACGAACAAGGCCAGGGACGTCGCCTCGTTCGCCGCGGAGTTCCAGGCGCTCGACCGGCTCCGGGTCGCCGAAGCCCTGGACCGGCGCCTGCAGGCCGCAGGGCGCAGCCTCGACGTGTACGTGCAGGTGAACACCTCGGCCGAGGACTCGAAGTTCGGGATGCCGCCCGACGAGCTTCCGGGCTTCCTGAAGGCCCTGCCGTCCTACGGTGCCCTCCGTGTCCGCGGGCTGATGACGCTCGCGCTGCTCACACCGGACGACGCCCGGGTGCGGGAGTGCTTCGCGCTGCTGCGCACTCTTCGGGACAGGGCGCGCGAGGAGACCCCCGAGCTCATCGGCGACGGCGCCCTCTCGATGGGCATGTCCGGAGACTATGAGATCGCCGTCGAGGAGGGGGCGACGTGCGTGCGGGTCGGGCAGGCGATCTTCGGTGCGCGTGCCGTCCCCGACAGTCACTACTGGCCGGAGGGTTGA
- a CDS encoding carboxymuconolactone decarboxylase family protein — protein MPNVPLVDRETATGPVKDQLEQIDSAFGAVPAMFRAVANSPAALTSMWSAFGAYGGGTLGAALGEQIAVAVANRNSCGYCLAAHTALGKKAGLSTEVLAEAQEGTSDDPRTAALLAFALKLVDERGQVTSADVDALRAHGWNDEQIVETIGQVALNLFTNYVNIALDVPIDFPTVPLRRAA, from the coding sequence ATGCCCAACGTCCCTCTCGTCGACCGTGAGACCGCCACCGGCCCCGTCAAGGACCAGCTCGAGCAGATCGACTCCGCCTTCGGCGCCGTCCCCGCCATGTTCCGCGCGGTCGCGAACTCGCCTGCGGCCCTGACCAGCATGTGGAGCGCGTTCGGCGCCTACGGTGGGGGCACGCTCGGTGCGGCCCTGGGTGAGCAGATCGCCGTCGCCGTCGCGAACCGCAACTCGTGCGGCTACTGCCTCGCCGCGCACACCGCGCTCGGCAAGAAGGCCGGCCTCTCGACCGAGGTCCTCGCCGAGGCGCAGGAAGGCACCTCCGACGACCCGCGCACCGCGGCGCTGTTGGCCTTCGCGCTCAAGCTCGTCGACGAGCGCGGCCAGGTGACCTCGGCCGATGTCGACGCCCTCCGCGCGCACGGCTGGAACGACGAGCAGATCGTCGAGACCATCGGCCAGGTCGCGCTGAACCTCTTCACGAACTACGTGAACATCGCGCTCGACGTGCCGATCGACTTCCCGACGGTGCCGCTGCGTCGCGCCGCCTGA
- a CDS encoding endo alpha-1,4 polygalactosaminidase yields MSLPRPPRGRSSIRVSLAPAALVAVGILALSACTAPSALPAEGTAPSAAVALPPTAALPDYQLGGAYDPAEGVGIVGRDRSAEPAAGLYSVCYVNGFQTQPGELAEWPDGLLLHDGDEVVFDPDWPDEALLDTTSAAQRSRIAEIVIPWIEGCADSGFQAVEFDNLDSFSRADGALTLDDNLALAELFVDAAHGVGLAAGQKNAAEHADALKERAGFDFAVTEECAAYAECGAYTAVYGPHVIDIEYTDQLPRPFAELCADPDTPASTVLRDRDLVTPDEEGYVFAGCP; encoded by the coding sequence ATGAGCCTCCCCCGTCCCCCGCGCGGTCGAAGCAGCATACGCGTCTCCCTGGCGCCGGCGGCCCTCGTCGCGGTCGGGATCCTCGCCCTCTCCGCCTGCACCGCTCCGTCCGCTCTCCCCGCGGAGGGAACGGCGCCGTCGGCCGCGGTCGCGCTGCCTCCGACCGCCGCCCTCCCGGACTACCAGCTCGGCGGCGCGTACGATCCGGCCGAGGGTGTGGGCATCGTCGGGCGAGACCGCAGCGCGGAGCCGGCTGCCGGCCTCTATTCCGTCTGCTACGTCAACGGCTTCCAGACCCAGCCGGGCGAGCTCGCCGAGTGGCCCGATGGCCTGCTCCTGCACGACGGTGACGAGGTGGTCTTCGATCCCGACTGGCCCGACGAGGCCCTCCTGGACACCACCAGCGCGGCACAGCGGTCCCGCATCGCCGAGATCGTGATCCCCTGGATCGAGGGCTGTGCGGACTCCGGCTTCCAGGCGGTCGAGTTCGACAACCTCGACTCGTTCTCGCGCGCGGACGGCGCCCTGACCCTGGACGACAACCTCGCCCTCGCAGAGCTCTTCGTCGACGCGGCGCACGGCGTCGGGCTCGCCGCCGGGCAGAAGAACGCGGCGGAACATGCGGACGCCCTGAAGGAGCGCGCGGGCTTCGACTTCGCCGTCACGGAGGAGTGCGCCGCCTACGCGGAGTGCGGCGCGTACACCGCGGTCTACGGGCCGCACGTGATCGACATCGAGTACACGGATCAGCTCCCTCGGCCGTTCGCGGAGCTGTGCGCCGACCCGGACACCCCGGCGTCGACAGTGCTCCGCGATCGCGACCTCGTCACTCCGGACGAGGAGGGGTACGTGTTCGCCGGGTGCCCGTGA
- a CDS encoding AraC family transcriptional regulator, which yields MPPLDRLTPLLDRFRVRSRLFHTGPLCGTTVFAASAGHGFLHVLRRGEMEVTHQRPDGRIERETITRPSLLFFPRPIDHTFLNAPTEESDFACATIDFDGGATHPLVRTLPSVIVLPLDEVSTLAPALDLLFAEVDNVRCGRPLLADRMFEVVLIQLLRWMLDHSGELALPPGLLPGLSDERLAPALVAMHEAPGEPWNLDTLARTAAMSRSAFAARFKEVVGRAPGDYLTEWRLTIAQEQLRAGMSVSAVAADLGYASASAFSRAFAQRLGRSPRAWLGLAA from the coding sequence ATGCCGCCGCTCGACCGCCTCACCCCGTTGCTCGACCGCTTCCGAGTGCGCAGTCGCCTGTTCCACACCGGACCGCTCTGCGGCACCACGGTCTTCGCGGCGAGCGCCGGCCACGGCTTCCTCCACGTGCTGCGGCGCGGCGAGATGGAGGTGACGCATCAGCGCCCGGACGGACGCATCGAGCGCGAGACCATCACACGCCCGAGCCTGTTGTTCTTCCCCCGCCCGATCGATCACACCTTCCTCAATGCCCCGACCGAGGAGTCCGACTTCGCCTGCGCCACGATCGATTTCGACGGCGGGGCCACCCACCCGCTCGTGCGCACCCTCCCCTCCGTGATCGTCCTGCCGCTCGACGAGGTGTCCACCCTCGCGCCTGCGCTCGACCTCCTCTTCGCCGAGGTCGACAACGTGCGCTGCGGTCGTCCCCTGCTCGCCGACCGGATGTTCGAGGTCGTGCTCATCCAGCTCCTCCGCTGGATGCTCGACCACTCCGGCGAGCTGGCGCTTCCCCCGGGACTGCTGCCCGGACTCTCGGACGAGCGTCTGGCACCCGCGCTCGTGGCGATGCACGAAGCACCCGGCGAGCCCTGGAACCTCGACACGCTCGCGCGCACCGCGGCCATGTCGCGCAGCGCCTTCGCCGCCCGCTTCAAAGAGGTCGTCGGCCGCGCGCCGGGCGACTACCTGACGGAGTGGCGGCTCACGATCGCCCAGGAGCAGCTGCGCGCCGGCATGTCGGTGAGCGCGGTCGCCGCCGATCTGGGCTACGCCAGCGCGTCGGCGTTCTCCCGCGCGTTCGCCCAGCGGCTCGGCCGTTCGCCGCGCGCCTGGCTCGGCCTCGCGGCCTGA
- a CDS encoding iron-containing redox enzyme family protein yields MTVSTLDADTAVAFSPRGPLSSAALGVLTGRGDDAATLPDLAATAVAASDDVVRDDDIQLALFVLYASSYGSLPQLDASLEWDAGVVTARRILEDAFEAALRDTMPVPELPEPTVDAVGRALFALAAADTGPSLSRHIARKATREQAEESLILRSVYTLREADPHSWAIPRLTGRPKAALVEIQSDEYGGGRPQRVHAELYARALRAAGLDDTYGAYVDDAPAITLASHNMMSLFGLNRRLVGAIVGHLAAYEMTSSIPCRFYADGLHRLGFADEVAAYFEEHVEADAVHEQIAARDLAGSLAEDRPELLADILFGAAACLTVDGWAGAHTLDAWTEGRSALRERTTA; encoded by the coding sequence ATGACCGTTTCCACCCTCGACGCCGACACCGCCGTCGCCTTCTCGCCGCGCGGCCCCCTGTCGAGCGCCGCCCTCGGTGTCCTCACGGGTCGCGGTGACGACGCCGCCACCCTCCCCGATCTCGCCGCCACAGCCGTCGCCGCGAGCGACGACGTGGTCAGGGACGACGACATCCAGCTCGCCCTGTTCGTCCTCTACGCGTCCTCCTACGGCTCGCTTCCGCAGCTGGATGCGAGTCTCGAGTGGGACGCCGGGGTGGTCACGGCACGCCGTATCCTCGAGGACGCCTTCGAGGCCGCACTGCGTGACACCATGCCGGTGCCCGAGCTTCCCGAACCCACGGTCGACGCCGTGGGTCGCGCCCTGTTCGCCCTCGCTGCCGCGGACACCGGCCCCAGCCTGTCGCGCCACATCGCCAGGAAGGCCACCCGTGAGCAGGCCGAGGAGTCACTGATCCTGCGGTCGGTGTACACGCTGCGGGAGGCCGATCCGCATTCGTGGGCGATTCCGCGGCTGACCGGGCGCCCCAAGGCCGCGCTCGTGGAGATCCAGTCGGACGAGTACGGCGGCGGCCGCCCGCAGCGGGTGCATGCGGAGCTCTACGCCCGAGCGCTGCGCGCCGCAGGACTCGACGACACGTACGGCGCCTATGTCGACGACGCCCCGGCGATCACACTCGCCTCGCACAACATGATGAGCTTGTTCGGACTCAACCGCCGGCTCGTCGGCGCCATCGTCGGCCACCTCGCCGCCTACGAGATGACCTCGTCGATCCCCTGCCGGTTCTACGCCGACGGCCTGCACCGGCTGGGGTTCGCCGACGAGGTCGCCGCGTACTTCGAGGAGCATGTGGAGGCCGACGCGGTACACGAGCAGATCGCCGCCCGTGACCTCGCGGGCAGCCTCGCCGAGGACCGTCCGGAACTGCTGGCGGACATCCTGTTCGGCGCGGCCGCGTGCCTCACGGTCGACGGCTGGGCCGGAGCCCACACCCTCGACGCCTGGACCGAGGGCCGCTCGGCACTGCGGGAGAGGACGACCGCATGA
- the gabT gene encoding 4-aminobutyrate--2-oxoglutarate transaminase, whose product MSAPGLFSDTALTAPRLRTEIPGPRSRALHERRRRVVPRGVGSVLPVYIEHADGPWVTDVDGNRFLDLGSGIGVTTIGHTNLAAVTAAAEQLDRVTHTLFTVTPYEGYVRLAELLAEKVPGTHETRTAFANSGAEAVENAVKIARRHTGRRAVAALDHAFHGRTNLALAMNHKAAPYGTGFGPFAPDIHRVPNSYPYRDGLDGTEAAARTIAHLEQRIGVHDLAAVIAEPVQGEGGFVVPAAGYLPTLQEWCTRNGVVFIADEIQTGLGRTGTWFASTHFDLVPDLVLTAKGIAGGLPLAGVTGRAEIMDAPDPGGLGGTFGGNPVSIAAALAVFDELEHGTFFADARRIGAHLSARLEGLRARHAVIGDVRGIGAMQAFELSTPGTTRPLAGAASMVAEFAAQRGILLLTAGSDGNVIRFLPTLTTTDEQLDVAVDVIDEALSALR is encoded by the coding sequence ATGTCCGCACCCGGCCTGTTCTCCGACACCGCACTGACGGCTCCGCGCCTGCGCACCGAGATCCCAGGGCCGCGGAGCCGGGCGCTCCACGAGCGCCGGCGACGGGTCGTCCCCCGCGGCGTCGGCAGCGTGCTCCCCGTCTACATCGAGCACGCCGACGGCCCCTGGGTCACCGACGTCGACGGCAACCGCTTCCTCGACCTCGGCAGCGGCATCGGCGTGACGACGATCGGCCACACCAACCTCGCCGCCGTCACCGCCGCGGCCGAGCAGCTCGATCGGGTCACGCATACGCTCTTCACCGTCACCCCGTACGAGGGCTACGTGCGCCTCGCGGAGCTGCTCGCGGAGAAGGTGCCCGGCACCCACGAGACCCGCACGGCCTTCGCGAACTCCGGCGCCGAAGCCGTCGAGAACGCGGTGAAGATCGCCCGGAGACACACGGGACGGCGCGCTGTCGCCGCCCTCGACCACGCGTTCCACGGGCGCACCAACCTCGCGCTCGCCATGAACCACAAGGCGGCGCCGTACGGAACCGGGTTCGGCCCGTTCGCTCCCGACATCCACCGTGTCCCCAATTCCTATCCCTACCGGGACGGCCTCGACGGGACGGAGGCCGCGGCGCGCACGATCGCCCATCTCGAACAGCGCATCGGCGTCCACGACCTCGCCGCCGTCATCGCCGAGCCCGTCCAGGGCGAGGGCGGCTTCGTCGTCCCTGCCGCGGGCTACCTGCCGACCCTGCAGGAGTGGTGCACGCGGAACGGCGTGGTGTTCATCGCCGACGAGATCCAGACGGGCCTCGGGCGCACCGGGACATGGTTCGCGAGCACGCACTTCGACCTCGTTCCGGACCTCGTGCTCACGGCGAAGGGCATCGCCGGCGGGTTGCCCCTGGCCGGGGTGACCGGTCGCGCCGAGATCATGGACGCACCCGACCCGGGCGGCCTCGGCGGCACGTTCGGCGGAAACCCAGTCTCGATCGCCGCCGCCCTCGCGGTGTTCGACGAGCTGGAGCACGGGACCTTCTTCGCGGACGCCCGGCGGATCGGCGCGCACCTGTCCGCGCGGCTCGAGGGCCTGCGCGCCCGTCACGCCGTGATCGGCGACGTCCGCGGGATTGGTGCCATGCAGGCCTTCGAGCTGAGCACCCCTGGCACGACGCGACCGCTGGCCGGGGCCGCCTCCATGGTCGCGGAGTTCGCCGCCCAGCGCGGGATCCTGCTGCTCACCGCGGGCAGCGACGGCAACGTGATCCGCTTCCTGCCGACACTCACGACGACGGACGAGCAGCTCGACGTCGCGGTGGACGTCATCGACGAGGCCCTCAGCGCGCTCCGCTGA
- a CDS encoding CDGSH iron-sulfur domain-containing protein: MSGRDEPVTVTAYPDGPLLVRGEIELHASDGTVIDPRRRTVALCRCGLSALKPFCDGTHKAAGFRTED; this comes from the coding sequence ATGAGCGGCCGGGACGAACCGGTCACGGTCACCGCGTACCCCGACGGCCCGCTGCTCGTGCGCGGTGAGATCGAGCTGCACGCGAGCGACGGCACGGTGATCGACCCGCGCCGACGCACCGTGGCCCTGTGCCGCTGCGGGCTCTCCGCGCTCAAGCCCTTCTGCGACGGCACGCACAAGGCGGCCGGCTTCCGCACCGAGGACTGA
- a CDS encoding HAD-IA family hydrolase, producing the protein MPKIAQEVQGSEVIVHAAGVLFDCDGVLVDSVPSAAIAWDAWARRYAPGFDFLRDAPHGMRPSEVVAAIVGSERAAEATVDLLARELAVAPATTGIPGAAALLAALPSELWAVATSSNRAVATARMRGAGIPAPALLVAAEDVDRGKPAPDPYLRAARLLGRDPRDCVVFEDSAPGIRAARAAGAGLVVGVGASSAAAHPDLIVHDLARVRWSGEALCLQVLSGAR; encoded by the coding sequence ATGCCAAAAATAGCACAGGAGGTTCAGGGCTCCGAAGTGATCGTGCACGCCGCGGGGGTCCTGTTCGACTGCGATGGCGTGCTGGTGGATTCGGTCCCCTCGGCGGCGATCGCGTGGGACGCCTGGGCCCGCCGGTACGCCCCGGGATTCGACTTCCTCCGAGACGCCCCGCACGGCATGCGACCGAGTGAGGTGGTCGCGGCGATCGTCGGGTCGGAGCGGGCCGCCGAGGCGACCGTCGATCTCCTCGCGCGAGAGCTCGCCGTCGCCCCGGCGACCACCGGGATCCCGGGGGCCGCTGCCCTGCTCGCTGCGCTGCCGTCCGAGCTCTGGGCGGTTGCGACGAGCAGCAACAGGGCGGTCGCGACCGCGCGGATGCGGGGTGCGGGCATCCCGGCACCCGCCCTGCTCGTCGCCGCCGAAGACGTGGACCGCGGCAAGCCCGCTCCCGACCCCTACCTCCGCGCCGCGCGTCTGCTCGGGCGGGACCCGCGGGACTGCGTGGTCTTCGAGGACTCGGCACCGGGGATCCGTGCGGCGCGGGCGGCAGGCGCGGGGCTCGTGGTCGGAGTGGGCGCCAGCTCTGCGGCGGCCCACCCCGACCTGATCGTGCACGACCTCGCCCGCGTGCGCTGGAGCGGCGAGGCGCTGTGCCTGCAAGTGCTCAGCGGAGCGCGCTGA
- a CDS encoding glutamine amidotransferase → MSASRTPRTAVAVRHVPFEDLGILAPLLAERGHETTLLDAGIDELDADAVAGADLLIVLGGPIGVYDDDRYPFLRSSKAAVAARLDSGGATLGVCLGAQLLAESLGAAVRPTGAVEIGFGPLTLTPEGRESVLAPLDGEPVLHWHGDEFAIPAGAQSLAHTPGFPHQAFAVGRTLGLQFHLEADHRTIERWLIGHAHELHHNGIDPRVIREQARALGPRLETLATRVLTDWLDAVEA, encoded by the coding sequence ATGTCCGCGTCCCGCACGCCCCGCACGGCCGTCGCCGTTCGCCACGTCCCCTTCGAAGACCTCGGGATCCTCGCTCCTCTGCTGGCGGAGCGCGGTCACGAGACCACCCTCCTCGATGCCGGCATCGACGAACTCGACGCAGACGCCGTCGCCGGAGCCGACCTACTCATCGTCCTCGGCGGTCCGATCGGGGTGTACGACGACGATCGCTACCCGTTCCTGCGCTCCTCGAAGGCCGCCGTCGCGGCGCGACTCGACAGCGGCGGCGCCACGCTCGGCGTCTGCCTCGGCGCGCAGCTCCTCGCCGAGTCCCTGGGCGCAGCGGTCCGGCCGACCGGCGCGGTCGAGATCGGCTTCGGTCCGCTCACGCTGACGCCCGAGGGCCGGGAGTCGGTCCTGGCCCCGCTCGACGGCGAGCCGGTGCTGCACTGGCATGGGGACGAGTTCGCGATCCCCGCCGGGGCGCAGTCCCTGGCGCACACGCCCGGCTTCCCGCATCAGGCCTTCGCGGTGGGGCGCACTCTCGGCCTTCAGTTCCACCTGGAAGCCGACCACCGCACGATCGAGCGCTGGCTCATCGGCCACGCCCACGAACTGCATCACAACGGCATCGACCCGCGGGTGATCCGGGAGCAGGCACGCGCCCTCGGCCCCCGGCTCGAGACGCTCGCCACCCGCGTCCTCACCGACTGGCTGGATGCGGTCGAGGCCTAG